The nucleotide sequence GTGCTAATGGTGCACTGACCACTGCATTTGCTTTTGGCAACACTCTCTCCGGCGAGCTGCCAAAATCACTTGGTGATTGTAGGACCCTGCTCTCCCTGAGGGTTCATGGCAATAGACTTTCCGGTAGCATTCCACCTGGTTTGTGGACATCACCCTCTCTGACAACATTGACGCTTCAAGAAAATTCATTTTCCGGTCATCTTCCAGACAAATTGGGGTCGAATTTATCGCGACTGGAGATCAGTAACAACCGCTTTTCCGGTGAAATCCCGGCTGGGATTTCATCCTGGTACAATTTGACCTTCTTCAATGCAAGCAACAACCTCTTCACTGGCTTAATTCCTCAAGGATTGACGGCTCTTTCTAATCTGAACACTCTGTTGCTTGACGGCAATCAACTTTCTGGGCGTCTTCCAACAGATATGGTCTCATGGAAATCTCTAAATGCCTTAAATCTCGGCGGAAACCATCTCTCAGGCCCAATTCCTGCCGAAATTGGCTCTTTGCCCACCCTCACTGGTCTGGACTTGTCAAGGAATCAGTTTTTCGGCCAAATCCCACCTGAGATTGGCAACTTGAGGCTAAATTCACTCAATCTATCCTCCAATCACCTCACAGGGAGGATCCCAGTTGAGtttgaaaatgcaatttttgacaAGAGCTTCTTGAACAATCCCGGTCTTTGTGCAAGTAATCCATCATTTGGGTTACAAGTCTGCTCTTTGGGATCTCAAAACTCGAGCAAAATATCCACTCTGCTCCTGGTAGTAATTGTCAGTATAGCGGTGCTCGTGTTCGTGTTAGCTACGATCTCCGTGATCTTCGGGGTCAGAAGAAGTATTCGTCGAAAAAGAGAGCCTGGATTGGATTCAACATGGAAGTTCACTCAATTCCAAACATTGAACTTCAAAGAATCTGATATCTTACCAGGTCTAACAGAAGCTAATGTGATCGGTTCCGGAAGGTTTGGGAAAGTGTTTCGAGTTGAGTTGAACGGTTCAGGCAAGGACGTTGCTGTCAAGAGGATGATGAATGCCAGAAAGCTGGAGAAAGAATTCCTAGCAGAGGTTAAGATACTGAGCACAATCCGCCATTCTAACATAGTTAAACTCCAGTGCTGCATTTCGAACGAGACTACAAAGCTTCTTGTCTACGAGTTCTTGGAATGCCACAGCTTGGATCGTTGGCTCCACCGGAAGAAGTGGCAGTCTCGGATGTCAGGTCCTGTTCAGCGCATCACCTTGGACTGGCCGAAGCGATTTCAGATTGCGGTAGGGACTGCTCGGGGACTAAGCTATATGCACCATGATTGCTCACCTCCAGTGATTCATAGAGATTTGAAGTCAAGCAATATCCTGTTAGATGCTGAGTTCAATCCAAAAATTGCAGATTTTGGTCTAGCCAAGCTACTTTTCAAGCATGGAGAGCCCAATACCATCTCAGTTGTGGCTGGCTCAGTTGGGTACCTAGCACCAGGTAACTTCCTTTACCAATTTGAAGAGTTTTTGGCCGAAATATTGTCATCCCAAATCTCAATCTAGAAAAATTGATCTAAACTTTCTTTCTAGCTACTAATATTCTAGTACAGAACTTGTGAATATGATCGGTTCAATCCTCAAGAATTGAACTTCGTGTTTTCAGAGTATGCTCGTACGGTGAGAGTGACCGAGAAGGTTGATGTCTACAGCTATGGTGTGGTCCTCCTGGAACTGGTGACTGGAAGGGAAGCCAAGAACGATGATGAAGATGCATGCCTTGCCGAATGGGCATGGCACCATATTCAAAAAGGAAACCCAATAGCTGATGCCCTGGATGAGGAGGTTAAGAAACCATGTTACCTGGAGGAGATGACCAATGTCTTCAAGCTCGGGATCATGTGCACGAACATGTTCCCCACGAGAAGGCCTAGCATGAGAGAGGTATTGCACATTCTGATTGACTGCAGCCACCAACGAGAAACATTTGGAGACAAAAATGGCGGGAGGGAGCGTGACGTCTCCCCTCTCCTCAAGAACTCGAGACACGAGAGAGTATTGGATGAAGATGATGGTGATCTGGTTTCCAGTGTATAGTGGTGGGATAAAGcttgaatttttttaacaaaaggGCACCCATAGTGCATAAGACTTGTTGCTTTCTGAACATCATGGTGAACGATCATAGGAGAGGAGAAGCGGAGGACAAGAACGAGAAGACctggagagaga is from Diospyros lotus cultivar Yz01 chromosome 2, ASM1463336v1, whole genome shotgun sequence and encodes:
- the LOC127793786 gene encoding receptor-like protein kinase 5, with translation MALHLLFLLLSLAFHANAQPPAAGSEQSILLELKQFWSNPPSLNHWSSSPNSTAAHCDWPEITCTAGSVTGLALGHKSITGPFPPFICDLRNLVAIDLQDNNILGKFPTALYSCSSLEILDLSQNYFVGEIPSDVDRLSPLLRSFNVGGNNFTTIPPAIGRFPELRILQLFQDEFNGSFPPEIGNLSNLEYLEMSFNHFEPMAVPSSFTQLKKLKQLRIRDARLIGKIPETIWNLTALEILDLSINGLTGTIPSGVFQLKNLSTIYLFRNQLSGEIPRSIQCPNLKIIDFSQNNLTGTIPQGFGKLTKLTELGLFMNQFSGEVPERIGRIQSLTLFKLFDNNFSGVLPPELGRYSKLNLFHVSSNQFSGQLPEFLCANGALTTAFAFGNTLSGELPKSLGDCRTLLSLRVHGNRLSGSIPPGLWTSPSLTTLTLQENSFSGHLPDKLGSNLSRLEISNNRFSGEIPAGISSWYNLTFFNASNNLFTGLIPQGLTALSNLNTLLLDGNQLSGRLPTDMVSWKSLNALNLGGNHLSGPIPAEIGSLPTLTGLDLSRNQFFGQIPPEIGNLRLNSLNLSSNHLTGRIPVEFENAIFDKSFLNNPGLCASNPSFGLQVCSLGSQNSSKISTLLLVVIVSIAVLVFVLATISVIFGVRRSIRRKREPGLDSTWKFTQFQTLNFKESDILPGLTEANVIGSGRFGKVFRVELNGSGKDVAVKRMMNARKLEKEFLAEVKILSTIRHSNIVKLQCCISNETTKLLVYEFLECHSLDRWLHRKKWQSRMSGPVQRITLDWPKRFQIAVGTARGLSYMHHDCSPPVIHRDLKSSNILLDAEFNPKIADFGLAKLLFKHGEPNTISVVAGSVGYLAPEYARTVRVTEKVDVYSYGVVLLELVTGREAKNDDEDACLAEWAWHHIQKGNPIADALDEEVKKPCYLEEMTNVFKLGIMCTNMFPTRRPSMREVLHILIDCSHQRETFGDKNGGRERDVSPLLKNSRHERVLDEDDGDLVSSV